From one Culex quinquefasciatus strain JHB chromosome 3, VPISU_Cqui_1.0_pri_paternal, whole genome shotgun sequence genomic stretch:
- the LOC6036114 gene encoding uncharacterized protein LOC6036114 isoform X1, whose translation MDTLSEVVIALLKNSVDAHSFSVAIRICPELFWLQVLDNGDGFDEADLAGVGKCCPLNIDFKQMKPVKNFARLTGSSLLEIIGRCEEVLIETLDCRHGDAKSHSRSFKHPAATGHNSSQADVTTTQYQRQCVRKSQGTTVTLKNVFWQDPDRGRRHSRKTDDDYRKLLADLRAFALVHFDRSFTLQNLSTSEVEFKSKKKTTLIAKYCELYQLSEQDVDITTCTKDNVCIEGYFSRREARHALEPVQLTFTNGLASEAYLPTVNDVLTQQKQSLDFVLVATYPKNDVLTQLAEPVLRNCLLRCLNQYKKSLENRRKQAIVVVSPEQISAPQPQPHPADEEDILYGLNSSQLDEDKRKAVAKCSLWLRTSDFTVRPEDLNLDQQMNSRKNGNGSNENRGKSNHDQPVDFFASPKAGQTKFQARPEPAASTPLRNKLPAKLPVPKFLPEPTPPAAPSKLPRKPQRISQRTPQKRWKVVEIKKKKKAQVNDSGGTAALEPAHPEEKPLAKHRVTKPTSAAQVEIPTRFDRRNNRDNAINNVLSPTREDHPKTTPNEPSPGDLSFFREFEQTIVPQKDASFLNICSDLNGVGDIHVKRNETVFEGCGSSGSPTQAATPNILNNQSAMESEIFNIFPEAHFLAPRPPDPSDRLAKSPTSRYEGLDLPECYADFHEDCHETVQHYRMAVAMTVTTEERRTAGPRSPASREIEILRQPFHEPRYLLRPNRHW comes from the exons ATGGACACCCTGTCCGAAGTTGTAATCGCACTG CTGAAAAACTCCGTGGACGCCCACAGCTTCTCGGTCGCGATCCGGATTTGTCCGGAGCTGTTCTGGCTGCAGGTGCTGGACAATGGCGACGGTTTCGACGAGGCAGATCTCGCTGGTGTGGGTAAATG TTGTCCGTTGAACATCGACTTCAAGCAGATGAAGCCGGTGAAAAACTTTGCCCGCCTGACCGGGTCTTCCCTGCTCGAAATCATCGGACGCTGCGAGGAAGTGCTGATTGAAACGCTCGACTGTCGGCATGGTGACGCCAAATCCCACTCCCGGAGCTTCAAACATCCCGCCGCAACGGGTCACAATTCCTCGCAGGCCGATGTAACGACCACCCAGTACCAGCGGCAGTGCGTCCGCAAATCCCAAGGAACAACGGTCACGCTGAAGAACGTGTTCTGGCAGGACCCGGACCGGGGGAGGCGGCACTCGCGCAAGACGGATGACGATTACCGGAAGCTGTTGGCGGATTTGCGTGCGTTTGCCCTGGTGCACTTTGATCGGTCCTTTACGTTGCAGAACCTGAGCACGTCCGAGGTGGAGTTCAAGAGCAAAAA AAAGACAACACTCATCGCCAAGTACTGCGAACTGTACCAACTCTCGGAGCAGGACGTCGATATAACAACCTGCACCAAGGACAACGTTTGCATCGAGGGCTACTTCAGCCGCCGGGAAGCGCGCCATGCCCTTGAACCAGTACAGCTCACCTTCACCAATGGGCTGGCAAGTGAGGCTTACCTGCCGACCGTGAATGACGTTCTGACGCAGCAAAAACAATCGCTCGATTTCGTGCTGGTTGCGACCTACCCCAAGAACGATGTCCTCACCCAGCTAGCCGAACCCGTCCTGCGAAATTGCCTGCTGCGGTGCCTGAATCAGTACAAAAAGTCACTCGAGAACCGCCGGAAGCAAGCCATTGTTGTTGTTTCCCCGGAACAAATATCTGCTCCCCAACCCCAACCCCACCCCGCAGACGAAGAGGACATTCTGTACGGACTCAACAGCAGCCAACTCGACGAGGACAAACGAAAGGCCGTCGCAAAGTGCTCTCTATGGTTGCGCACCAGTGACTTTACGGTGCGACCGGAGGACTTGAACCTGGATCAGCAAATGAACTCTCGAAAAAATGGCAACGGGTCAAATGAAAATCGAGGCAAATCAAACCACGACCAGCCGGTTGACTTTTTTGCCTCGCCCAAAGCCGGTCAAACAAAGTTTCAGGCACGACCCGAGCCGGCTGCGAGCACGCCCCTCAGAAATAAACTTCCCGCAAAGTTACCGGTCCCGAAATTCCTGCCCGAACCGACACCGCCCGCGGCTCCCTCCAAGCTGCCTCGGAAGCCCCAA AGAATCTCTCAACGAACTCCACAAAAACGCTGGAAAGTAGTTGAgataaaaaagaagaagaaggcgCAAGTCAACGATAGTGGAGGCACTGCTGCTCTTGAACCGGCTCATCCCGAAGAGAAACCCCTCGCCAAACATCGGGTGACAAAACCCACTTCAGCAGCTCAAGTTGAAATCCCAACTCGTTTTGACAGAAGGAATAATAGGGACAACGCTATAAATAACGTCCTCTCACCGACACGTGAGGACCATCCCAAGACGACTCCCAACGAGCCATCCCCCGGAGATTTGTCCTTCTTCCGGGAATTTGAACAAACCATCGTACCGCAAAAAGATGCTAGCTTTCTTAACATTTGCTCCGATTTGAACGGCGTAGGGGACATTCACGTTAAACGGAACGAAACGGTTTTTGAAGGTTGTGGCTCCTCCGGCAGTCCAACTCAAGCAGCAACTCCCAACATTTTGAACAATCAAAGTGCAATGGAGAGTGAAATTTTCAACATCTTCCCGGAGGCCCACTTCCTCGCACCACGGCCGCCCGACCCAAGCGACAGACTCGCCAAATCCCCCACGTCCCGGTACGAGGGGCTCGACCTGCCGGAATGCTACGCGGACTTCCACGAAGATTGCCACGAGACGGTTCAGCACTACCGGATGGCGGTGGCGATGACAGTTACAACGGAAGAACGACGTACAGCGGGCCCCCGCAGTCCAGCCAGTCGTGAAATCGAAATCCTCCGGCAGCCGTTCCACGAGCCACGGTACTTGCTTCGTCCGAACCGGCACTGGTGA
- the LOC6036114 gene encoding uncharacterized protein LOC6036114 isoform X2, which produces MDTLSEVVIALLKNSVDAHSFSVAIRICPELFWLQVLDNGDGFDEADLAGVGKCSCPLNIDFKQMKPVKNFARLTGSSLLEIIGRCEEVLIETLDCRHGDAKSHSRSFKHPAATGHNSSQADVTTTQYQRQCVRKSQGTTVTLKNVFWQDPDRGRRHSRKTDDDYRKLLADLRAFALVHFDRSFTLQNLSTSEVEFKSKKKTTLIAKYCELYQLSEQDVDITTCTKDNVCIEGYFSRREARHALEPVQLTFTNGLASEAYLPTVNDVLTQQKQSLDFVLVATYPKNDVLTQLAEPVLRNCLLRCLNQYKKSLENRRKQAIVVVSPEQISAPQPQPHPADEEDILYGLNSSQLDEDKRKAVAKCSLWLRTSDFTVRPEDLNLDQQMNSRKNGNGSNENRGKSNHDQPVDFFASPKAGQTKFQARPEPAASTPLRNKLPAKLPVPKFLPEPTPPAAPSKLPRKPQRISQRTPQKRWKVVEIKKKKKAQVNDSGGTAALEPAHPEEKPLAKHRVTKPTSAAQVEIPTRFDRRNNRDNAINNVLSPTREDHPKTTPNEPSPGDLSFFREFEQTIVPQKDASFLNICSDLNGVGDIHVKRNETVFEGCGSSGSPTQAATPNILNNQSAMESEIFNIFPEAHFLAPRPPDPSDRLAKSPTSRYEGLDLPECYADFHEDCHETVQHYRMAVAMTVTTEERRTAGPRSPASREIEILRQPFHEPRYLLRPNRHW; this is translated from the exons ATGGACACCCTGTCCGAAGTTGTAATCGCACTG CTGAAAAACTCCGTGGACGCCCACAGCTTCTCGGTCGCGATCCGGATTTGTCCGGAGCTGTTCTGGCTGCAGGTGCTGGACAATGGCGACGGTTTCGACGAGGCAGATCTCGCTGGTGTGGGTAAATG CAGTTGTCCGTTGAACATCGACTTCAAGCAGATGAAGCCGGTGAAAAACTTTGCCCGCCTGACCGGGTCTTCCCTGCTCGAAATCATCGGACGCTGCGAGGAAGTGCTGATTGAAACGCTCGACTGTCGGCATGGTGACGCCAAATCCCACTCCCGGAGCTTCAAACATCCCGCCGCAACGGGTCACAATTCCTCGCAGGCCGATGTAACGACCACCCAGTACCAGCGGCAGTGCGTCCGCAAATCCCAAGGAACAACGGTCACGCTGAAGAACGTGTTCTGGCAGGACCCGGACCGGGGGAGGCGGCACTCGCGCAAGACGGATGACGATTACCGGAAGCTGTTGGCGGATTTGCGTGCGTTTGCCCTGGTGCACTTTGATCGGTCCTTTACGTTGCAGAACCTGAGCACGTCCGAGGTGGAGTTCAAGAGCAAAAA AAAGACAACACTCATCGCCAAGTACTGCGAACTGTACCAACTCTCGGAGCAGGACGTCGATATAACAACCTGCACCAAGGACAACGTTTGCATCGAGGGCTACTTCAGCCGCCGGGAAGCGCGCCATGCCCTTGAACCAGTACAGCTCACCTTCACCAATGGGCTGGCAAGTGAGGCTTACCTGCCGACCGTGAATGACGTTCTGACGCAGCAAAAACAATCGCTCGATTTCGTGCTGGTTGCGACCTACCCCAAGAACGATGTCCTCACCCAGCTAGCCGAACCCGTCCTGCGAAATTGCCTGCTGCGGTGCCTGAATCAGTACAAAAAGTCACTCGAGAACCGCCGGAAGCAAGCCATTGTTGTTGTTTCCCCGGAACAAATATCTGCTCCCCAACCCCAACCCCACCCCGCAGACGAAGAGGACATTCTGTACGGACTCAACAGCAGCCAACTCGACGAGGACAAACGAAAGGCCGTCGCAAAGTGCTCTCTATGGTTGCGCACCAGTGACTTTACGGTGCGACCGGAGGACTTGAACCTGGATCAGCAAATGAACTCTCGAAAAAATGGCAACGGGTCAAATGAAAATCGAGGCAAATCAAACCACGACCAGCCGGTTGACTTTTTTGCCTCGCCCAAAGCCGGTCAAACAAAGTTTCAGGCACGACCCGAGCCGGCTGCGAGCACGCCCCTCAGAAATAAACTTCCCGCAAAGTTACCGGTCCCGAAATTCCTGCCCGAACCGACACCGCCCGCGGCTCCCTCCAAGCTGCCTCGGAAGCCCCAA AGAATCTCTCAACGAACTCCACAAAAACGCTGGAAAGTAGTTGAgataaaaaagaagaagaaggcgCAAGTCAACGATAGTGGAGGCACTGCTGCTCTTGAACCGGCTCATCCCGAAGAGAAACCCCTCGCCAAACATCGGGTGACAAAACCCACTTCAGCAGCTCAAGTTGAAATCCCAACTCGTTTTGACAGAAGGAATAATAGGGACAACGCTATAAATAACGTCCTCTCACCGACACGTGAGGACCATCCCAAGACGACTCCCAACGAGCCATCCCCCGGAGATTTGTCCTTCTTCCGGGAATTTGAACAAACCATCGTACCGCAAAAAGATGCTAGCTTTCTTAACATTTGCTCCGATTTGAACGGCGTAGGGGACATTCACGTTAAACGGAACGAAACGGTTTTTGAAGGTTGTGGCTCCTCCGGCAGTCCAACTCAAGCAGCAACTCCCAACATTTTGAACAATCAAAGTGCAATGGAGAGTGAAATTTTCAACATCTTCCCGGAGGCCCACTTCCTCGCACCACGGCCGCCCGACCCAAGCGACAGACTCGCCAAATCCCCCACGTCCCGGTACGAGGGGCTCGACCTGCCGGAATGCTACGCGGACTTCCACGAAGATTGCCACGAGACGGTTCAGCACTACCGGATGGCGGTGGCGATGACAGTTACAACGGAAGAACGACGTACAGCGGGCCCCCGCAGTCCAGCCAGTCGTGAAATCGAAATCCTCCGGCAGCCGTTCCACGAGCCACGGTACTTGCTTCGTCCGAACCGGCACTGGTGA